A single Ignavibacteriales bacterium DNA region contains:
- a CDS encoding ATP-binding protein, giving the protein MLEIERQLHTIASRYLGSRRVLVLLGPRGAGKSHLLRLWADEREYEALFLNGEDLRVQELLDPANSGRFMTMLGSSRFFILDEARKIPDITETVLRLLDDAEAVKIILAASSSDAFGDDPDDPLRGQKYTFHLFPLAEKELPPGDQSAPLMERLIYGCYPALFSLTGPKEKEDYLRSVVNDCIYKDIPAAEGIRVSEKIGRLMLLLAERAGNELSMNELGKELSISKNTAEKYLEVLSRLFIIHPVAPYAEAGKRHLAGQRRWYFLDNGLRNSLLNNFSAADKRDDIYILWENYLISQRLKQQRNQRRAVTNYFLRTYDGLSIPWLEDSGGKLTGYKFTLRSAKKKSPAAWHKALPQASFRVITPSNYKEWLVE; this is encoded by the coding sequence ATGCTTGAAATAGAACGCCAGCTTCATACTATTGCCAGCAGGTATCTTGGTTCCCGGCGGGTTCTGGTACTTCTCGGTCCGCGGGGAGCGGGGAAGTCTCACCTTCTCCGGCTTTGGGCAGATGAACGGGAGTATGAGGCGCTATTCCTTAACGGTGAAGACCTTCGTGTGCAGGAACTGCTTGACCCGGCAAACTCCGGCCGGTTCATGACCATGCTTGGCAGCAGCCGTTTCTTTATCCTTGATGAAGCCCGCAAGATTCCCGATATAACCGAAACGGTGCTGCGCCTGCTGGATGATGCCGAGGCAGTTAAGATTATCCTTGCCGCTTCCTCTTCCGATGCGTTTGGTGATGACCCCGATGATCCGCTCCGCGGACAAAAATATACCTTCCACCTTTTTCCCCTGGCTGAAAAAGAACTTCCTCCCGGTGATCAGAGCGCTCCTCTTATGGAACGGCTTATCTACGGCTGTTACCCCGCGCTCTTTTCCCTGACAGGCCCAAAAGAGAAAGAGGACTATCTCCGCTCCGTGGTGAATGACTGCATATATAAAGATATTCCCGCTGCCGAAGGGATACGCGTATCAGAAAAAATCGGGCGGCTGATGCTGCTTCTGGCTGAACGTGCCGGAAATGAACTGAGTATGAATGAACTGGGGAAGGAGCTTTCCATCAGCAAAAACACCGCTGAAAAGTATCTTGAGGTGCTCAGCCGTCTCTTTATTATCCATCCGGTTGCGCCTTATGCCGAAGCGGGGAAACGGCACCTTGCCGGGCAGCGGCGCTGGTACTTTCTTGATAACGGGCTCCGCAATTCCCTGCTGAATAATTTTTCTGCTGCCGATAAACGGGATGATATATATATCCTCTGGGAAAACTACCTTATTTCTCAGCGTCTCAAGCAGCAGAGAAATCAGCGCCGTGCAGTTACAAATTATTTCCTGCGCACTTATGACGGACTAAGCATTCCCTGGCTGGAAGACTCCGGCGGAAAGCTGACCGGATATAAATTCACTCTTCGCTCCGCAAAAAAGAAATCTCCCGCGGCATGGCACAAAGCCCTGCCTCAGGCATCGTTCCGTGTGATTACGCCGTCAAACTACAAAGAGTGGCTCGTGGAATAA
- a CDS encoding T9SS type A sorting domain-containing protein — MKFMLPVLFAVIFSAVTLFPQKAGSQDNTVPAVTNTSENPRIKYANTPNETEAITWSALVQGDYNGVSGGSGIRVNAVLVIGSDVYIGGKFQSAGGSTVNNIVKWNGSVFSSLGVGVNNTVNALAYYDGKIIAGGIFSEAGGNSIIANIAQWNGEAWSAIGSGVNGEVNALVVDGGDLYAGGTFSTAGGNSASRIAKWNGSAWSALGTGTNEEVNTIAASEGIIYAGGNFTQAGGINADYVARWNGTSWSALGSGLGGTVNAIEISGSDIYAGGSFSGYISKWNGSSWSSLGTGPDDVVYAIKVSGNDIYAGTNTTMKKFSGGTWSTVGTGTGSSVFALALNTTAGEMYVGGAFTSAGGNTANRIAKFTDTDNPLPVELTSFSAKRVSGGVELRWATATEVNNYGFEIERASAVETMHAPSLQNRNWENIDFVPGHGNSNSPKQYIYRDNNSRANQGYIYRLKQVDSDGSFSYSGELYVSAGAPASFELKQNFPNPFNPVTMISYTLPSSGIVQLKIYNTTGEEVAALVNEIQEAGSYQISFNGSGLASGTYLYRITVTSAAGVYTQSRKMIILK; from the coding sequence ATGAAATTCATGTTGCCGGTTCTGTTCGCTGTAATTTTTTCTGCCGTTACCCTCTTTCCACAAAAAGCCGGCAGTCAGGATAATACTGTACCCGCAGTTACAAACACTTCTGAAAATCCCCGCATTAAATACGCAAACACACCAAATGAAACTGAAGCGATAACGTGGAGTGCATTGGTGCAAGGTGATTATAATGGTGTATCAGGCGGCTCTGGTATTAGAGTAAACGCCGTACTTGTTATTGGCAGCGATGTTTATATTGGAGGTAAATTTCAAAGTGCGGGAGGAAGTACTGTTAATAATATTGTAAAATGGAACGGTTCCGTATTTTCCTCTCTTGGAGTTGGCGTTAATAATACGGTGAATGCACTTGCTTACTATGACGGTAAAATCATTGCCGGAGGAATATTTAGTGAGGCGGGGGGTAATAGTATTATTGCGAACATAGCACAATGGAACGGAGAAGCGTGGTCCGCTATTGGAAGCGGAGTTAATGGAGAAGTAAATGCCCTGGTGGTGGATGGAGGTGATTTGTATGCAGGTGGAACTTTTTCTACGGCAGGAGGAAACTCAGCAAGCCGTATTGCCAAATGGAATGGATCAGCTTGGTCTGCACTTGGAACCGGTACAAATGAAGAGGTTAATACTATTGCAGCATCAGAAGGAATTATCTATGCTGGTGGAAATTTTACTCAGGCTGGCGGGATTAATGCGGATTATGTTGCAAGGTGGAACGGCACCTCTTGGTCTGCTTTGGGTTCGGGTCTTGGGGGAACGGTAAATGCCATTGAAATATCAGGCAGTGACATTTATGCCGGCGGGAGTTTTTCAGGTTATATATCAAAGTGGAATGGTTCATCCTGGTCATCCTTAGGAACCGGACCCGATGATGTTGTTTACGCAATAAAAGTCTCAGGAAATGATATATACGCGGGTACTAATACAACAATGAAAAAATTTTCAGGTGGAACCTGGTCAACAGTTGGAACGGGTACTGGTTCATCTGTTTTTGCGCTTGCTTTAAATACTACGGCGGGAGAAATGTATGTTGGAGGGGCATTCACATCTGCGGGCGGCAACACAGCAAACAGAATTGCAAAATTTACCGACACTGATAACCCCCTCCCCGTTGAGCTAACCTCATTTTCCGCAAAGCGGGTTTCGGGCGGGGTGGAACTGCGCTGGGCGACTGCAACAGAAGTGAACAACTACGGCTTTGAAATTGAACGCGCGTCTGCTGTAGAAACAATGCATGCACCGTCTCTACAAAACCGCAATTGGGAGAATATTGATTTTGTACCTGGTCACGGCAACAGCAATTCACCAAAGCAGTATATATACAGGGACAATAACAGCAGAGCCAATCAGGGCTATATCTACCGCCTCAAACAGGTTGACTCGGACGGCAGTTTCAGTTATTCGGGAGAACTGTATGTGTCCGCCGGTGCGCCAGCATCATTTGAGCTTAAACAGAACTTCCCTAATCCGTTTAATCCTGTGACTATGATCAGCTATACCCTGCCTTCATCAGGAATAGTTCAGCTAAAAATCTATAATACAACCGGAGAAGAAGTTGCCGCACTGGTGAATGAAATTCAGGAGGCAGGCAGTTATCAGATTAGCTTTAACGGCAGCGGGCTTGCCAGCGGAACATATCTGTACCGGATCACCGTAACTTCTGCTGCCGGTGTATATACACAGAGCAGGAAGATGATCATTCTTAAATAA
- a CDS encoding T9SS type A sorting domain-containing protein — MTTRIVLIVISVFLLTSLHLHADNTLVTRVPNTTQQKPGYIKNLVIVAEPHGAYTEQSLYLEYTDNGVFPGINSVEIIHRFELPEGAVVNDLWLWVGSDVMKGIILDTWTARGIYDSIVAMKRDPAFLTKRGNQYELKIYPLISGHTRKIKMNIIIPTRWDSANAFAELPLKYLTASGGATLPADLLFRQRLPQWGTPGIPEIPEAVFNPLADTMGYIYQRYTVQNVKALSSFRIKYGTSFSNGAFFDNNNLPDKGNFFQFGFIPWQVMGVDSFPRLPVKTAIGIDLSGDFSKHSYLIIPRLKASIKSSLAANDQFRLFVSGAGKIKELTENWVTYMPDEVDSLLNRFVNSDFGDSVFVSSRSRVLYGDPKAKSIWSYPGIDSVADIMYFSYLPDALNHLTWADAVAAYNHGFEDVLTDNEAQQIRVRLDSVFLAGGRFLTYYDRNRLWHEKLAKYYIPTLGVAYNTNNAVTLFRTEDGNISWGFPPVHDRNGGYFLSFNDSTVKKELVNSTGDAMVISKRMGNGGLLVVTGIWPFNDDASLRKMMAIPMLGLNSSAIEVNYLLKDLLYTLRNAALGDTTTRLLVYSNSDSLVNGSGTEEWINEFLTPLTTERLSVKSVNLLDGVEVIPPAYYADDKEFYGSGYLMHRLAARTYGAHFESHITDWTTINNLLAPGTKPMVDSLSLHFTFDGPNDSLISVKPVNNFLYNPDQPVIYMGQMEVSSQITANITARFTGSSQVFQKSMAYTPYFDTTLKVNIIPTMIGNEELKYMFANTPTDTAGIVSKAVENNLVSNYTALLCLEPNDTIHPIINPFDESGLVPVELTSFSAVVDSGGVQLFWHVASEVNNARFTLVRIAGDHEEIIGMVSGRGTALTPFMYSFFDGDLPSSGARSVRYILRQSDYDGTERIIGETEVMLNDIPVEYSLEQNYPNPFNPETTIKFGIPEETVVSVKVYNLLGELVVTLHKGILKPGHHTLVWNGRNSAGQSVGGGIYLYSLETGSYRNVKKMIILK; from the coding sequence ATGACCACGCGAATTGTGCTCATTGTTATTAGTGTTTTTTTGCTTACTTCGCTACACCTTCATGCAGATAACACTCTCGTCACCCGTGTGCCTAATACCACCCAGCAAAAACCAGGATACATAAAAAACCTTGTCATTGTTGCTGAACCTCATGGCGCCTACACCGAACAGTCATTATACCTCGAATACACTGATAACGGAGTCTTCCCTGGTATAAATAGTGTTGAAATTATCCACAGATTTGAGCTTCCTGAAGGAGCGGTCGTTAATGACCTCTGGCTTTGGGTGGGCAGCGATGTTATGAAGGGAATAATACTGGACACCTGGACTGCCCGCGGAATTTATGACAGTATTGTTGCCATGAAGCGTGACCCGGCCTTTCTGACCAAGCGTGGTAATCAGTATGAATTAAAAATTTATCCGCTTATCTCAGGCCATACCCGAAAAATTAAGATGAATATCATCATCCCGACCCGGTGGGACTCTGCAAATGCCTTCGCCGAACTGCCGCTTAAATATCTGACTGCTTCCGGAGGAGCTACGCTTCCCGCAGACCTTCTTTTCAGACAGCGTCTGCCTCAGTGGGGTACGCCCGGCATACCTGAAATTCCAGAGGCGGTATTTAATCCGCTCGCTGACACGATGGGTTATATATATCAGCGCTACACGGTGCAAAATGTAAAAGCTCTTAGTTCGTTCCGGATTAAGTACGGTACTTCTTTTAGCAACGGCGCATTTTTTGATAACAACAATCTGCCGGATAAAGGCAACTTTTTTCAGTTTGGGTTTATCCCCTGGCAAGTGATGGGGGTGGACAGTTTTCCACGGCTGCCAGTAAAGACAGCTATAGGAATTGATCTGAGCGGTGATTTTTCGAAACATTCTTATTTGATAATTCCCAGACTTAAGGCCTCAATTAAATCTTCTCTTGCCGCCAATGACCAGTTCAGATTATTTGTTTCCGGTGCGGGAAAAATAAAAGAGCTTACCGAAAACTGGGTTACATACATGCCTGATGAAGTTGACTCGCTGCTTAACAGGTTTGTGAACAGTGATTTTGGTGACTCTGTATTTGTAAGCTCGCGCAGCAGAGTTTTGTATGGTGACCCTAAGGCGAAAAGTATCTGGAGTTATCCGGGTATTGATTCGGTAGCAGATATTATGTATTTCAGTTATTTACCGGATGCATTGAATCATCTCACCTGGGCGGATGCTGTTGCCGCGTATAATCATGGTTTTGAAGATGTATTAACCGACAATGAGGCACAGCAAATTCGGGTCCGGCTGGATTCTGTTTTTCTTGCGGGAGGAAGGTTTCTTACCTACTATGACCGGAACAGACTCTGGCATGAAAAACTCGCAAAATATTATATACCAACTTTGGGAGTTGCTTATAATACCAACAATGCTGTTACTTTATTCAGAACTGAAGATGGTAACATAAGCTGGGGTTTTCCGCCGGTACATGACCGGAATGGAGGGTATTTCTTATCGTTCAATGATTCAACGGTTAAAAAAGAATTAGTGAACAGTACCGGTGATGCAATGGTAATATCAAAAAGAATGGGCAACGGCGGACTGCTTGTGGTCACCGGTATCTGGCCTTTTAATGATGATGCTTCGCTGAGAAAAATGATGGCTATTCCGATGCTTGGGCTTAATTCTTCTGCAATTGAAGTTAATTATCTGCTGAAGGACCTGCTTTATACGCTGCGCAACGCGGCACTTGGTGATACCACAACCCGTCTGCTTGTCTATTCGAACTCTGACTCTCTGGTTAACGGAAGCGGCACCGAAGAGTGGATAAACGAATTTCTGACCCCTCTTACCACCGAGAGGTTATCTGTTAAATCTGTTAATCTGCTTGACGGGGTTGAGGTTATTCCGCCTGCTTATTATGCAGATGATAAAGAGTTTTACGGCAGCGGTTATCTGATGCACCGGCTTGCCGCAAGAACGTACGGAGCTCATTTTGAATCTCATATAACTGACTGGACAACTATTAACAATCTGCTTGCGCCAGGCACCAAACCAATGGTTGACAGTCTTAGTTTACATTTTACTTTTGACGGGCCTAATGACTCGCTTATTTCAGTTAAGCCGGTTAATAATTTCCTTTATAACCCCGATCAGCCTGTTATCTACATGGGACAGATGGAAGTCTCAAGCCAGATTACAGCTAACATAACAGCCCGGTTTACGGGAAGTTCACAGGTGTTTCAGAAAAGCATGGCGTATACGCCCTATTTTGATACAACGCTTAAGGTGAACATCATTCCAACAATGATCGGGAATGAAGAACTGAAGTATATGTTTGCAAACACCCCTACTGATACCGCAGGCATCGTAAGCAAAGCGGTTGAGAATAATCTGGTGAGCAACTATACAGCCCTGCTTTGTCTTGAACCGAATGATACTATTCATCCGATTATAAATCCGTTTGATGAAAGCGGGCTGGTGCCGGTTGAACTTACTTCGTTCAGTGCGGTTGTGGACTCTGGCGGAGTACAACTTTTCTGGCATGTGGCATCGGAGGTAAACAATGCCCGGTTTACTCTGGTGCGCATCGCGGGTGATCATGAAGAAATCATTGGAATGGTGTCCGGCCGCGGCACAGCCCTGACCCCCTTTATGTATTCATTTTTTGACGGTGATCTTCCTTCATCCGGTGCGCGATCGGTCCGATATATACTACGGCAGAGTGATTATGACGGAACAGAGAGAATCATCGGCGAGACGGAAGTAATGCTCAATGATATTCCCGTTGAATATTCGCTTGAGCAGAACTACCCGAATCCGTTTAATCCTGAAACCACCATTAAGTTTGGCATTCCGGAAGAAACGGTTGTTTCTGTTAAAGTGTATAACCTGCTTGGTGAGCTCGTGGTTACATTGCATAAAGGAATTCTGAAACCCGGGCACCACACACTCGTCTGGAACGGGAGAAATTCCGCTGGTCAGAGTGTCGGCGGAGGTATATATCTTTATTCTCTTGAGACCGGCAGCTACAGAAACGTCAAAAAGATGATCATTCTTAAATAA